In the genome of Bubalus kerabau isolate K-KA32 ecotype Philippines breed swamp buffalo chromosome 8, PCC_UOA_SB_1v2, whole genome shotgun sequence, one region contains:
- the TMEM176A gene encoding transmembrane protein 176A, which translates to METVDCGEAAPRAPQPASIQVHFHHESGLAKLLLGGCSLLQPLLLPRPRATSRTLGRHRLLATSWVMQIVLGLLSGVLGGFLYIFSSTTLRNSGAPIWTGAVAVLAGAVAFIYEKRGGIYWALLRTLLALAAFSTATAATIIGAGRFYEYHFIFYKGICNVSPSWRPTGAPTLSPDLGRLQECTAYVNMLKALFISINAMLLGVWVLLLLASLLPLCLCCWRRYRRKEKRDLPLEETVRSE; encoded by the exons ATGGAGACAGTGGACTGCGGGGAGGCAGCCCCCAGGGCTCCCCAGCCCGCCAGCATCCAGGTGCACTTCCACCACGAGTCGGGTCTGGCCAAGCTCCTGCTAGGCGGGTGCTCCCTGCTgcagcccctcctcctgcccaggcCCCGCGCCACCTCCCGGACCCTGGGCCGCCACCGGCTGCTGGCGACCTCCTGG GTGATGCAGATCGTGCTGGGGCTGCTGAGCGGGGTCCTGGGAGGATTCCTCTACATCTTCTCCTCCACCACCCTGCGGAACTCGGGAGCTCCCATCTGGACGGGGGCTGTG GCTGTGCTGGCTGGAGCTGTCGCCTTCATTTATGAGAAACGAGGTGGCATCTACTGG GCCCTGCTGAGGACCCTGCTCGCCCTGGCAGCCTTCTCCACGGCCACTGCCGCCACCATAATCGGGGCTGGAAGATTCTATGAGTACCACTTTATTTTCTATAAGGGCATCTGTAATGTCTCCCCCTCCTGGAGGCCCACCGGGGCCCCCACCCTGAGCCCAGACCTCGGGAGGCTGCAAGAGTGCACCGCCTACGTGAACATGCTGAAG GCCCTGTTCATAAGCATCAATGCCATGTTGTTAGGGGTCTGGGTTCTACTGCTTCTGGCATCTCTGCTGCCCCTGTgtctgtgctgctggagaagatacAGACGTAAGGAG AAAAGAGACCTTCCCTTGGAAGAAACTGTCAGGAGTGAGTGA